One region of Cinclus cinclus chromosome 1, bCinCin1.1, whole genome shotgun sequence genomic DNA includes:
- the AVL9 gene encoding late secretory pathway protein AVL9 homolog, protein MEKRGPVLHIVVVGFHHKKGCQVEFSYPPLKPGEGHDSQSLPEEWKYLPFLALPDGAHNYQEDTVFFHLPPRCGDQTTVYGVSCYRQIEAKALKVRQADITRETVQKSVCVLSQLPLYGLLQAKLQLITHAYFEEKDFSQISILKELYDHMNSSLGNTSLEGSQVYLGLSPRDLVLHFRHKVLILFKLILLEKKVLFYISPVNRLVGALMAVLSLFPGMIEHGLSDCSQYRPRKSTSEDAGLQENTPRLDDYVSVSAADVSNANLGMGKGDRKMAENNSLEGQKANVPFSQPEKTCHRAQPSNSTVQRLEVPSHASLVYSESDWETLDPSILEESNLKEGQHENPASDQAENLRSNGVSSEGLPITVQPQANTGHMVLVQGLVSGLEEDQYGMPLAIFTKGYLCLPYMALQQHHLLSDVTVRGFVAGATNILFRQQKHLSDAIVEIEDAHVQIHDPELRKILNPTTADLRFSDYLVKHVTENRDDVFLDGTGWEGGDEWIRAQFSAYLHALLAAVLQPDNEKILSDFGTAFVTAWKNTHNYRVWNSNKHPALAEVNSSHPFQGQYSVSDVKLRLSHSVQNSERGKKIGNVMVSTSRNVVQTGKAVGHSVGGAFTSAKSAMSSWFSTFTHSTQSLGD, encoded by the exons gtTGAATTTTCCTATCCTCCCCTAAAACCTGGAGAAGGACATGACAGCCAGAGTTTACCAGAGGAATGGAAGTACCTGCCATTTCTTGCCTTACCGGATGGCGCTCACAACTATCAAGAAG aTACTGTGTTTTTCCATCTGCCTCCAAGGTGTGGGGATCAAACCACGGTGTATGGTGTCTCTTGCTATCGGCAGATTGAAGCGAAG GCCTTAAAAGTACGGCAAGCAGACATCACCCGAGAAACTGTACAGAAAAGTGTCTGTGTTCTCAGCCAGCTG cCTTTATATGGGTTACTTCAGGCAAAGCTGCAACTCATCACACATgcatattttgaagaaaaagactTCTCACAAATTTCAATTCTAAAG GAACTTTATGATCATATGAATAGTTCCTTGGGCAATACTTCATTAGAAGGGTCACAAGTTTACCTTG GTCTGTCTCCTCGGGATCTTGTTCTCCATTTTAGACACAAG gtctTGATCCTTTTTAAATTGATTCTTCTAGAGAAAAAG GTGCTGTTTTATATTTCTCCTGTAAATAGATTGGTGGGAGCTCTGATGGCTGTCTTGTCACTCTTTCCTG GTATGATTGAACATGGTCTTAGTGACTGCTCACAGTACAGACCAAGAAAGAGCACATCAGAGGATGCTGGCTTGCAGGAAAATACACCACGGTTGGATGACTATGTTTCTGTGTCTGCTGCTGATGTGTCAAATGCAAACCTAGGAATGGGAAAGGGAGACAGGAAGatggcagaaaataattcactGGAAGGTCAAAAAGCAAATGTGCCTTTCTCCCAGCCCGAGAAGACTTGCCATAGAGCTCAGCCCTCCAACAGTACTGTGCAGCGCTTGGAAGTCCCTTCCCATGCTTCTCTAGTGTACTCAGAAAGTGACTGGGAGACCCTAGATCCCAGCATTTTGGAGGAGTCTAATTTGAAAGAAGGACAACATGAGAATCCAGCATCAGATCAGGCGGAAAATCTTCGGAGCAACGGTGTGAGTTCTGAAGGCCTCCCCATAACTGTGCAGCCCCAGGCAAACACTGGGCACATGGTGCTTGTTCAAGGACTGGTGTCTGGGTTGGAGGAGGACCAGTATGGGATGCCACTGGCTATTTTTACAAAG GGGTACCTTTGTTTGCCATACATGGCGCTGCAGCAGCATCATCTCTTGTCGGATGTGACAGTCCGTGGCTTTGTTGCGGGAGCTACCAATATCCTGTTCCGACAGCAGAAACACCTGAGTGATGCAATTGTGGAA ATAGAAGATGCTCATGTACAAATCCACGACCCAGAACTCCGTAAGATCCTGAACCCAACAACTGCTGACCTaagattttcagattatttgGTGAAGCATGTAACTGAGAACAGAGATGATGTGTTCCTTGATGGCACTGGATGGGAAGGAGGAGATGAGTGGATCAGGGCTCAGTTCAGTGCTTACCTTCATGCACTgcttgctgctgtgctgcaacCAG ACAATGAAAAGATTTTGTCAGACTTCGGAACAGCATTTGTAACAGCCTGGAAAAATACTCACAACTACAGAGTATGGAATAGCAACAAGCATCCAGCTCTTGCAGAGGTAAATTCTAG CCATCCATTCCAGGGACAGTACTCTGTATCAGATGTTAAGTTAAGGTTGTCACA CTCAGTGCAAAACAGTGAACGTGGAAAGAAGATTGGAAATGTGATGGTTTCTACCAGCCGGAATGTGGTACAAACTGGAAAAGCTGTAG